A single Anas platyrhynchos isolate ZD024472 breed Pekin duck chromosome 17, IASCAAS_PekinDuck_T2T, whole genome shotgun sequence DNA region contains:
- the LOC139998858 gene encoding killer cell lectin-like receptor subfamily B member 1B allele B, whose protein sequence is MAGEIIYTDLRQPREGSSPVERRHTPAVCPRWHRVFLKLSGLGYLVLLVLVAVLSVQVFQKTPTPPNALQNKSEAGGRSRMEMCVIPSLLRYFCRWNGSSGHGGCKLCPQSWQLLGDQCYQVSKSTGTWMEGRKDCESRGSHLAVLRNPTDMEHLSEIIRWDKLTVWIGLKASNYIWKWVDNSSFDATTFGSLQSVENGCVTFVGNWLEDDGCESNHK, encoded by the exons ATGGCTGGCGAAATTATTTACACCGATTTAAGGCAGCCCAGAGAAGGCTCTTCACCTGTTGAGAGGCGTCACA CTCCCGCCGTGTGCCCACGGTGGCACAGAGTCTTTCTGAAGCTGAGTGGGCTGGGCtacctggtgctgctggtgctggtggcgGTGCTCAGTGTGCAGG TTTTTCAGAAGACGCCGACTCCTCCCAACGCTCTGCAGAACAAGAGCGAGGccgggggaaggagcaggatgGAGATGTGCGTGATTCCCTCCCTGCTGCGCTACTTCTGCCGCTGGAACGGCTCCTCAG GCCACGGGGGCTGCAAGCTGTGCCCCCAGTCTTGGCAGCTTTTGGGGGACCAGTGCTACCAGGTTTCCAAATCGACTGGGACTTGGATGGAAGGCAGAAAAGACTGCGAAAGTCGGGGGTCCCATCTGGCCGTGCTCCGAAACCCCACTGATATG GAGCACTTAAGTGAGATCATCCGCTGGGACAAGCTAACGGTGTGGATCGGATTAAAGGCATCGAACTACATATGGAAATGGGTGGACAACTCCTCCTTTGACGCCACCAC GTTTGGTTCCCTTCAGAGTGTGGAGAACGGCTGCGTGACCTTTGTAGGCAACTGGCTGGAAGACGATGGCTGTGAGAGCAACCACAA GTAG
- the LOC119713021 gene encoding C-type lectin domain family 2 member D-like isoform X1, producing MEKEVWENTHPEQEVLNPPRDEKNKWGSSPHGMGRKCHRVQKLLAPLCVVLSVLVVILVVALVGESHWSIPMAERLARELFQVWRVVQLQSRSSHPQFSHMCPDTWIGFQSKCYYFSENESNWNTSLEKCKAMEASLTSIDSLEELAFIRRCKGRGNHWLGLHEEVNGQWRWTNGTAFNNWFEVRGGGPCVYLNQERISSALCQTKKYWICSRPNNYVLWRQKISPE from the exons ATGGAGAAAGAAGTCTGGGAAAATACTCACCCCGAGCAAGAAGTGCTGAACCCTccaagagatgaaaaaaataaatggg GCTCCAGCCCCCATGGGATGGGAAGGAAATGTCATCGTGTACAAAAGCTCCTGGCTCCCCTGTGTGTGGTGCTGAGTGTACTTGTCGTCATTCTGGTGGTGGCCTTGGTTGGTGAGTCCCACTGGAGCATCCCCATGGCAGAGAGATTGGCCAGGGAGCTGTTTCAGGTGTGGAGAG TTGTGCAGCTGCAGTCTCGCTCATCACATCCCCAATTCTCCCACATGTGCCCAGACACGTGGATCGGCTTCCAAAGCAAGTGCTACTATTTCTCAGAGAATGAAAGCAACTGGAACACCAGCTTGGAGAAGTGCAAGGCCATGGAAGCCTCCCTGACCTCCATAGACAGCCTGGAGGAACTG GCATTCATCAGGCGCTGCAAGGGCCGAGGAAACCACTGGTTGGGGCTGCACGAGGAAGTCAACGGCCAGTGGAGGTGGACCAATGGCACAGCCTTCAACAACTG GTTTGAGGTGCGGGGAGGTGGCCCTTGTGTGTACCTAAACCAGGAGAGGATCAGCTCAGCACTCTGCCAAACGAAGAAATACTGGATCTGCAGCAGGCCCAACAACTACGTCCTCTGGAGGCAAAAGATTTCCCCTGAGTAA
- the LOC119713021 gene encoding C-type lectin domain family 2 member B-like isoform X2, whose protein sequence is MEKEVWENTHPEQEVLNPPRDEKNKWGSSPHGMGRKCHRVQKLLAPLCVVLSVLVVILVVALVVVQLQSRSSHPQFSHMCPDTWIGFQSKCYYFSENESNWNTSLEKCKAMEASLTSIDSLEELAFIRRCKGRGNHWLGLHEEVNGQWRWTNGTAFNNWFEVRGGGPCVYLNQERISSALCQTKKYWICSRPNNYVLWRQKISPE, encoded by the exons ATGGAGAAAGAAGTCTGGGAAAATACTCACCCCGAGCAAGAAGTGCTGAACCCTccaagagatgaaaaaaataaatggg GCTCCAGCCCCCATGGGATGGGAAGGAAATGTCATCGTGTACAAAAGCTCCTGGCTCCCCTGTGTGTGGTGCTGAGTGTACTTGTCGTCATTCTGGTGGTGGCCTTGGTTG TTGTGCAGCTGCAGTCTCGCTCATCACATCCCCAATTCTCCCACATGTGCCCAGACACGTGGATCGGCTTCCAAAGCAAGTGCTACTATTTCTCAGAGAATGAAAGCAACTGGAACACCAGCTTGGAGAAGTGCAAGGCCATGGAAGCCTCCCTGACCTCCATAGACAGCCTGGAGGAACTG GCATTCATCAGGCGCTGCAAGGGCCGAGGAAACCACTGGTTGGGGCTGCACGAGGAAGTCAACGGCCAGTGGAGGTGGACCAATGGCACAGCCTTCAACAACTG GTTTGAGGTGCGGGGAGGTGGCCCTTGTGTGTACCTAAACCAGGAGAGGATCAGCTCAGCACTCTGCCAAACGAAGAAATACTGGATCTGCAGCAGGCCCAACAACTACGTCCTCTGGAGGCAAAAGATTTCCCCTGAGTAA